One genomic region from Pseudochaenichthys georgianus chromosome 15, fPseGeo1.2, whole genome shotgun sequence encodes:
- the LOC117459782 gene encoding SLC35A4 upstream open reading frame protein-like produces MADDKGPLGQLKDLVELKDQLEDIQRRMEDEIQAGVPPGGSLLASPFLKGFLAGYVVARLRSSPLFGVAVGTCTGIFAAQNYAVPNIETTVRDYISKLKGGSK; encoded by the exons ATGGCAGATGACAAG ggTCCTCTGGGCCAGCTCAAGGACCTGGTGGAGCTGAAGGACCAGCTGGAAGACATTCAGAGACGGATGGAGGATGAAATACAGGCTGGTGTCCCTCCG GGAGGCAGTCTGCTGGCCTCTCCTTTCCTGAAGGGTTTTCTGGCCGGGTACGTTGTTGCAAGGCTACGCTCTTCACCGTTGTTTGGTGTTGCCGTTGGGACGTGCACAGGAATATTTGCAGCACAAAATTATGCCGTTCCCAACATTGAAACCACCGTCAGAGACTACATAAGCAAACTAAAAGGAGGAAGCAAATAA
- the cd74b gene encoding CD74 molecule, major histocompatibility complex, class II invariant chain b: MPNSEIQNQSLLPAPTQQAEINGQGVRPSRAYKVAGLTLLACVLIVGQATIAYFLFSQQGDIKSLKVQNENLNSKLSNGRSVAGSVRMHIPMNAFPKMLDLTAEEDSTEVQEKKVPSEATQCHLEAAGVKPVEIPDFQPDCDERGLYRAQQCFLESCWCVDTATGQEISGSLTKGLASCDAPVFTAGSRVRMMRMPDVAA, from the exons ATGCCGAACTCTGAGATCCAAAACCAGTCTCTTCTGCCAGCCCCCACCCAGCAGGCCGAGATCAATGGACAGGG TGTCCGCCCCTCCCGAGCCTATAAGGTGGCCGGGTTGACCCTGTTGGCCTGCGTCCTGATTGTGGGCCAGGCGACGATCGCCTACTTCCTCTTCAGTCAGCAGGGTGACATCAAGTCTCTGAAGGTGCAGAATGAAAACCTGAACTCAAAACTGAGTAATGGAAGATCTG TTGCTGGTTCTGTGCGGATGCACATCCCCATGAACGCCTTTCCCAAAATGTTGGATCTGACCGCTGAGGAG GACTCCACCGAAGTCCAAGAAAAGAAAG TCCCTAGTGAGGCCACTCAGTGCCACTTGGAGGCGGCAGGTGTGAAACCTGTTGAGATTCCAGATTTCCAACCAGATTGTGACGAGCGCGGCCTCTACCGTGCGCAGCAGTGCTTTCTGGAGAGCTGTTGGTGTGTGGACACGGCTACTGGCCAAGAGATCTCTGGATCTCTGACCAAAGGACTAGCTAGCTGCGATGCACCGGTCTTCACTG CAGGCAGCAGGGTCAGAATGATGCGTATGCCTGATGTAGCTGCCTGA